Sequence from the Amaranthus tricolor cultivar Red isolate AtriRed21 chromosome 16, ASM2621246v1, whole genome shotgun sequence genome:
CTCTTAGTTAGCAtaacaaaaaattgtaaaaattatatatttaaattctttgcatcaagacgaatccaacaagatcccacatgactatattttgtcttgaatatatatacttaaaaaatcaaatttaaattgcTCTTTTATAAAGTGAAAAAACTTAAagtgaacaaacaaaaaaatatagggaGTATATGGGCCGACTCAATTAGAgtcgtctctcacaagaatttgtgataaataATAATCCAGCTCGTTTTGTATGTgatcgtctcaccatgagacgggccCATACATTAGTCGATTtcattaattgattactttaagattctAAGTGgttgttttaaggttataagttttcattctaaaactataaaaatgattattttaaaattaggaAAATTCAGCATTCACTTTTCATGAAACACTAGTAGTACctcttttgtaagattttcccacatggtagcatccattTTATAACTAtgtaactgccgtagcattatccgctaaattcttgttaatttccttttaattcatcattttgtaagatttttctataTGGTAACAtccagtttttgctctcaaatatttaatttaccattttaacttttaatttaccaattaatttatcaatgcccttgaatgttgtaacaattaagtagatatgtattagtgcttggaatgcaccttttgaatttatgaaatgcaccttttgaattatttattagtgtttgtaatgcaccttttgaactttataacgccaataatttgaatgtaaataaaattgttacaacatttaagggcgttaataaattaatcgataaattaaaagtaaaaatggtgaattaaacagaaattaacaagaatttaacggaaaatgctacgaaaATTAGATAGTACATAAATTGggtgctaccatgtggaaaaatctttaaaaagtaCTACtactggcgtttcatgaaaactaaATGCTACTATGTAGAATTTCACTTgaaattataattgatcactttaacattataagtgattattttaaaacagaAGATGTGTATTAAGTCAGCCCAATAAAAATGGTGTCCCCGCAGGATCGTCTCTTTTTAAGAATTATTGATAATCTTTCACTTGAGAATTAGTTAAAGGTCACAAGCTTACTTTGGGTATCTTTTAAATTAaggcccattttttttttttttaattttttagttttgctCTCcttaaaagggaaaaaaaaaccctaataaaCTCTCCTCAAACCTCACTTCATCCCACACTCCCAAGTCCCAACTTTTAGAGAGTGAAACTGAAAAACTGAAAGTCTGAAAAAACCGCAACCGGCTGCACGCGACTTCATCTTTCTCTTTGATCTTAAGTCCATCTACCCTTCAAGGTGAGCTTCGATTTTCATTTGttcctttgtttgtttttttcgACTAAATTTAATCTTTATTGTTGGTTCGTTATGAATTGtcgattaaattaattttttttctattttcatttgttgtttttgttctAATTTTTGTTGGTTCGTGATAGATTTTCGATTACATCTTCATTGTTCCGTTCTATTTTATTCTCATCATGTTTcatttgttctttcttcatttttctttgttgtttcaaAAAATCAGAAATCAGAGTAGAGTAagtgtttttttcatttattcaaaAATTAGGTTTTCATTTGTTCAAAAAATTAGATCTTCATTTGTTCTTTCTACTGTATTATTTTCAGTTGTTTAAaatttcattcttctttgttttgTTCAATTGTTGGTTCGAAAAATCAGATGTCGAGTACATTAAGTGTTTTATTTCatatgttttttttgtgtttttttttttgttttcgtttgtggtttctaaaaataaaattttatttatgtgtACTTTGCAGATATTATTTATTCTATTGAACTGTCGGTTCACTGACTTTATCAGTTTATTTCGTTCGGCCTAATAAACTTCGGTCTAAGTGGTTTGATTCGGTCAAATGCTTAAGAAAATAGTTCGGTGCAATTTGGTTTAGGAACAAATTAGGGTTTGGATTtggattgaaaaaataaaatcaaatgatgTAGGCAAAAGTCCAAACTATGAGATCGTCAGACGGGTCCATCCAAACAgcctaaattaaatatttaaaataaaatttataaactacctcttaactttttttcttataaactATTTCTgaactttttttcttaatttttttaataattttaaattttgcctACAGATTAATTAAACGTTTGTTTATACCTAGTTAGGAAAATCATCCTCATCATGGATAGTGGAGTATATAACAACTAAATATGAATATTTTAATCAGATTTAGATATAAACGTTAGCAAAGGGATCATATACATTTTTTCATCATATTTGAGTGTTAACAATTACATGTTAATTAATGCATATGTATTTTCAATGAgaccaaatagtattttctttttttttttattatttggttttaatgataaaattataattcataTTTAACCAATAGTGATACTAAAAGAAATTAGGTATTTAAATCGGATTAAAACCGCAAATTGAacaagatcaaaatgaataataaacaagaaaaattgacattaataatccaacctttcactCATCCGCcgtgaataatcccacctttagataattttctaataattcaacCATTGTGATAAATTTGCCCACAACATAccatattactaataataattgatAATAGGGTATGCTGctagcaaattaaaataaaggttCGATTATTCACAACGAACTTAAAGAAATTttggattattagaaaataatctaaagtggattattcacagcagatgagtaaaaagttggattattaatgtcaatttttttccaaataaatATGGTTTggtaatttttgaaatttgatttaGATCATGTTTGGATATTCAAAAACCAAAATAATTAGATTTGGAAAAATTTAAAACGAAATATTAAAATCGAAATAATTGATGTATAGAAATAGAGATAAGGCTCATCCCATTTAGTTTATAGTTTAGGCCCAAAGGCTGAACTGCACGCCTACCTGTTTCGTTCAATCACTAATTCTCTATCGAGACTGTatcactattttaaaaaaaattgcatttaattgttttgattttcCTGTTTCCATTTTCCATTCCCGCCTCCCATCTTTCTCCACTAATTGTAACCCTTTCTTCTTGTAATCTCTTCATCTTCGCCATTGAGCTTTAGTTCTTCTACCCTTCAAggttattttattgatttataactgttatatttttcttttttccgatTTAAATGAagctttttgtgtttttaatctTGTATGTGTTGTTTAATCTTCATGTTCGTATGCGTTGTTTAATCTTCATGTTTTTGTATGTGTTGTTTAATCTTTATGTGTTTAATCTCTATTATTTCATTTGTGTTGTTTATCCTTTATGTTCTTAATCTCTTATTTCGTCTGTGTTGTTTAATCTTTATTAGTTATTAAGTTTTTCGATTTACTTCTATGTTTGTGTTAGTTTAAACCTtactgattttctttttttttttttattttttttttctatttttataagTTTGGTATATTAGTCATAATGCAGTTAATGGCTTCATTTCTattcttataaataaataattatttgttttgaattcttTTAAACCTTAGattactatttttttcataGACAGTGTATTCCTCTCAATTATCTACTTTGAGACCTAAACAATATCTCGCGTACAATGGTTTCATCCGTATTAGATGAAGAAACCTCAAAAGAAGTGATTCGACAGGTTTAACTAAAACTtctgtaatttttgatttttcatttgattgatataaaatttcaaagttctaatttatttattgaatttttacAGGTTGAGTTCTACTTTAGTGATAGTAATCTTCCTCGAGACAACTTTTTGATGactacaataaataaaaacgaAGATGGAtgtatctttttatttatttttttgttaattttagtttaaattgtCAATTAAATGTTTAATATTGTTGGATTTTTTACTAGAAAAAATGGTTATGTATAATTCAACCCATTGCCCATCCTTTGCTAATAATACCaccttttgaaaaattttaaataatccaacatttgcaTACATTTTGTCGGACCTTTGTTGCTATAAACTGGTTCAACCGGAAGATTGGGCagtaggttggattattcagaaaaattttcctttttattatattatctgaagtttatgttgtattttttattaaattttaagtttctttagtttgatattttgaaaataattattgaCTTAACTTCTTAAAGTGGTGAGTTTGGATTTAATTTGCTCATTTGCGAAGATGCGAGGGTATTTGAAGTTAGGAGATATTAAACCGGAAGAGGTTTCTGAAAATACTGTTAAGGCTGTTGCCGACACTCTCCGGACttctaattttcttaaaatttctgATGATGGTTCGTATTAGTCtcattttgttattgttttaattaaatgattgaTTGATATTATCAGGTTAAATTGATGTTCAGATAGTTTTGATTAGAACTAGTGAGATGATGATGAAAGTTACTGTTAAAAATATCttcataatcataatataataaattattaatgatttactgaatttttttttcaaatggttGAATTTCATTTTGATGTGTTTTATATGATTGTGTTAGCAATTCCTCTTGTATATTGTTTTGGGAAACTGGTTCTTCAAGTTCTTTgggttttatgaatttttttcgttgctaatatttgtccatTTTGTACTTGGAAGATACTTGACGATATAGCTGCTTATTGTTGTATTTCAGTTAACTGCTATGAATCTGTCAAGAAAATAAATAGCATTAATATGGATCTTTGAATATAATTCTCTCTTCATAATAGTCATGTATTAAATTTTGGggtgttttaaaatttttttatattcacATTCCATGCAATATATAATTGAAAGGGAAAGTGAAACATGTGGACGAGCCCAATATTTTTGGGTCTAAGTCATGTAACATTGTTGCACAATCCATTCAATAGAAAGATGTTACAGCgatgtgaattttttttaaatatgggGTGTTATGTACGCATGCATGTAACCAGTCCTTTCGGACTGCCTTAGTGAGCAAAAGTGTTCGGTTCTACTGTTTTGATGTGTGTGCCATGTAGAATTGTTTCTGTGATCTTTCTTTATCACTGTTGTTTGTGACTAAACTGTGCATGCGTATATGAGTGTAACCGAGGCAATGTCTTTTCCAAATCCTGACATATCAACGGATGATTCCAGGTAAGAAAGTTGGGAGGAGAACTGAACTTCAAAAGCCAGATGAGGTGATAGAACAGCTTGATAGTAGGACTATTGCTGCTTCACCACTGCCATATGATGTGCAGCGTGAAGATGTTGAATCTTTCTTTGCTGAATTTGCTAAAGTATGTCATTTATTTTCCTCACCTTTATGTCAAGTTGGATATTCTCATCTCTGCATAGTTTTGTCATGTATAGTAGTAGATATTAACATATAGTCATATACAGAATATTATATAACTTCATGCTAGTGCTACAAGTCTCAGATTAAGTGATGTTTGGGGCTTATTTCAATATTAGATATTCAGAATTCCTTACCTATTTTACTCCCAATGGACATAGAATAACCAAACATTGGAAATAATCAACAAAGAAAGAGGATTACTTTTAAATTTGATCTTCATGACTTTCTGGTGGATATGTATTATCacattgatgttttttttttttttttttttttttttttttttttttttcctgatttACATGTCCTTATTTTCACAAATTTCAGGTTAACAGTGTCAGACTTCCCCGTCTTGTTTCACACAAAAATATGTTTTGTGGGACTGCTTTGGTTGAGTTTTCTACTGAGGAAGATGCATTAAAGGTTTTGAAGCAAACTTTGGTGTATGCTGGTGCAGATCTAGAGCTCAAGCCGAAGTAAACTTCTGTCTTGTGTGTAGTATATGTCAGTGGAAATGAGCTTTCACTATCAATTTTCGTCTGTTTAGTAAAGTTCTTTATACTACCTTCGTCTCCCTTATATTGCAACATTCACTAATTTTAGAAGTCCCACCCATTTTGTAATACTTCCGATTTGgatccttttttatttgtcTATCTCCTTCCTACTTGCTTGTTATCATCCTTTTCTTCTTCTCCTTGATTATGTAAACGTAAGCAAGTGCTGTAAAATCACTAGGACATAGGGTGTAGAAAAGTGAGAAAATGCTAAACGTAGAAAAACAGAAGAGGAAGTGGAGGTTAAGGATCAGTAGGAATATGTCGCATCCTTTGTTTCCCGTGAACTGACTTCTTTATGAATACTATTTTCAGcagtgttttcttttttttttttaactttttaatcaTGAACAAGTACCGGTTTCGTAAAACAGAAATGAGATGCTTTGGAATGCttatttttttctctgtttttgtTTGATCAGATTAAATATTTTCTTCATGGTAGAATCAATTTGTTCTTTAAAAGCAAGTTAAGTGCCTGAGATAGATTGTGGTTGAGAGTTTGTTAGGCTCCTGTTTTTTGGCTCTTTGTTTGCTGTGTTTTGCCTTTTATTTGTTATTGGTTGGTTTTGATTAATGGgaatcttcattttttttttaaaaagtattgtCTTTTGATATATGTAAAACCGTTTCTTTAATATTGGTAACTAAATTAATCATGTGGTTGCTGGTTGGCTTAAGAGATTTATTAATGTAGTATTTTGTTCTGTCTCAAATAGAAAAGAATTTGACGCTGCAAGAGATAAGGAAGAACAGGAATATGAGAAGTCAGGTCGTAACCGTGGAAATAATAAAGATTCTGAAGAGGACAAGTATGTATCTGGTTTTTACCTTGTCTTTAGGGATAAGAAATGCTGAAAAATAAAGTTTTACATGCAATGCTCATTGTTTCACTAAAGGAATTCTAATGTGTTCATTGTTTCATCACTATTATTGCAGCTATCCCAAGGGCCTAATCATTGCTTTCACATTAAAGAGCAAGTCACTGGAAAATGAATCTAAGCAAAATGGTTCAGATGAGCAAGGCTGTGATGCTATGGTGTCCAAGACAAATGGAGTAGAATCCGTAGCAAATGAATCGGAATTGGCAGATCAGGCAtcagaaaatgataaaaatggtgttgcggaaaATGTTGAGGAATCTAAGGCAGAAGCAACTCCTGAAACGGAAGAGAAGGAAGCTGAGGGTAATGATAACTCTTCTAAAAGGGCTGAAAAAATGGCTGGAGAGATAGCCGAAGGAAAATCTGCTGTTGAATCCTACAAGGATAACTTGGATGTTGTTATTCGGGAAGATCTGAAGGCAGTATTCCAGAAATTTGGCACTGTCAAGGTACTACTTTTTCTTTGCTGTTCCAACTCTCATCTTTTCACGTTCTTTTTAATTTATGCTGAATCAAATGCAAAATTCCTTATGCTGGTGTTcttattattctttaatttctattttttttatgcgCAGTACATTGACTTTAAGATGGGAGAAACTTCAGGCTACATCCGGTTTGAGGAACCTGAGGCAGCCCAAAAAGCTCGTGCTGCTGCTGTGCTCAATGAGGAAGGGGGTATTGTCGTCAAAAACTATATCGCTGCCCTTGAACCTGTGTCCGGTAAGGCGCAGCCCGCAAACGACTGTTTAGTTTGAAACTCTTTTGAGTGCACAGTATAGTCTTCATACTTACTGTTGATTAGATTGTAATCTTGTTCAAATTAGGTGATGGGAGTGGATATAAATAACACTGAATTTTGTTAAAGCACTTGAGAGATTATGAGTTGCCTAGTGTTTTGGATTTCAGACTAGACGAAGCAAGTGCGTTTCCTTGTGGTGCTTAATTTCTTGCTACTCGGCCGCTAACTGCAAAACCTTTACTTGCCCTCAGGTAACGCGGAGAAGGAATATTGGAGTCAAATTCAAGGAAATCAAGGGAGATTCCGTGGCAAGGGACACAGAGGAAGGTCTGTATATGATCTATGATCTATCTTTTCTTGGTTAAACTAAGTTATTATGTTACTGCGAAAACTAAAAACTCTTGAATCTTCAGGGAAGCAAAATTTAACAGAGGCGGAAGGCACGGACGGCCTCGTGACAGAGATTCATACCATGGTCGTCCAAACAAAGTTCAGAAAGGGGCAACATAAGATTTAATCCTTTAGTCTTCAGGAAAAATGTGAACAATTTTTGCAGTTTTGATTGATTCAAAACTTTAAATGTTTTAATTATGGTCTAATTATATTAGATGGTTTTCAGATGTTTAAATGACTGAATCAATCGAAACTTGCACGAGTTCTGACCGTGCCAAACCCCAACACAAATCAAAGCTTGTACGATATGAGCCTAATACGCCGTTAAACAACCATAACTGATGCACCAAGTTAACAGTTCTCGATAACCCACAAATCATGATTCATgtattaggccgtgacaattcgtcacataatttcaccgtggcccactcgtgtgaACTCGGGACACTCGTGGGCTCAGGCCCACAAATCTACGGGTCAAGTGCGTTGACTTGTACATATATTTGATGAAGTTCATTGTTTcctaaaaccatatggtagtaagAGAATTAGCTTATCGAATATGTATGCAAGtctacaacccactattttatcgatgtgggatcttgtctcacatgtgaagccTTTCTGAACATCATGATCGTAACTATATCAAACAATCTTGCAACAGATTTCATAAGTATAAAGTTTTAGAACATGATTAAGAATTTTCGGGGCAGATATTGGTAGCGACATGTCATAGAAACAAGAATTTTTTGATTCACTTCACATGAAATCGTCTTCCAGTTCTTGCACGGATTTCTCAACTGCAGCTATCTGTTTGTTGGATGTCATCTTGTCTGATACCATCAAATTCTTGTAACGTTTCTGCTTGCCTTTCTTTCTCGAGCCTTTCCATTTCCTCACGGCGTTTCTACAACAATCAATAGAGGTTCACCTACTTGTTATAGAACGACTTATTTGTAACTCTTTTCCTTCTAGAGTCACCCTCCCATCCTCTAGACAATCAATAGAGAAGTTTTTGATATTGTCATCCCCAATAGAAGTTTGAGACAAAGTGATACCCTATCCCCTTACATGTTCCTCCTATGTGTCGAAGGTCTTAGGGCTATGATAAAAAGATCACCATGGAAACGAGTTATGATATTGGTGTTAATAACAACCATATGATATTGGTGTTAATAACAACCATATGATATTGCCTCGCATTCGACCCTTTGTAGAGATCACCATGGAAACGAGTTATGCTATGAAAAAGTTTACTCCGCCTATGCTTAAAGAGTACAAGATTacaattgagaaattgaaagAAAAGACTAAAAGACAAAATGCCAAGTGGAAACCCCCCTTCTTATAGTGCTATGAAGTCGAACACAAACGCAAGAGTTAATCAACAAGAAGATAGAGTTGGGATTGacgctaaaaaaaaaccttcaTACCGACTAACAAAAGTAGTCGGTATGAGCCTATATTAACTATATCGAATAATTTTCGACTTTTTTAAACACTTGAATTAAATGTAATCGAGATTTCATTTTAGTAGAAAACTAGATAGAATCCCGTGTAAAATACGGATGTtataaatatttactaatattatattgatattattgtataATATTGATTCATTTACTAATAAACTTAATCATtaaatttgtgtattaataatataattatcaaaGCGAAtaagtaatttataattatattagtgTAAAACCCCGTGCAATGCGCAAATTTTTAACATCGAcaaatataaacatatatattaaaaaaagctaGAGATATTATGTAGTAGAAAAACTTAATTTTGAcagttatatgtataaattaactctgtaattttaacaattatcaacaatatattaagcagtatattatattctttaattactcaatttaattatatataaatgctagttaaagatattttaatagtatatatatttctcAAGATGAATGGTCATGCTATTTTTCTTTAACCAATAAGTGAATTTTATTTGGCAAGTTTACTTAATTtgtgacacttgaaattttcaatttttagtaTAGAGTATGATTTActcaacttatatatatatatatatatatatatatatatatatatatatatatatatatatatatatatatatatatatatatgctaaatAAAGATACTTTAATAGTAGATATATTGCTCAAGATCAATTGCCATGTGATTTTTTTAAccaataaatgaattttatttggCAAGTTCTCTTAACAtgtgacacttgaaattttccaaggtttttagtataatgtatgaAGTTTACCTAAATTGTGATATTTGGAATTTTCTATCTAATGTTTTTAGTATAATGTacgattttatatatatatatatatatatatatatatatatatatatatatatatatacacatacatacgtgtgtgtgtatatatatatatatatatacatacatatatatatatatatatatatacatacatatatatatatatatacatacatatatatatatatatatatatacatacatatatatatatatatatatatatatatatatatatatatatatatatatatatatatatatatatatatacatacatatatatatatatatatatatatatatatatatatatatatatatacatacatatatatatatatatatatatatatatatatatatatatatatatatatatatatatatatatatatatacatacatatatatatatatatgtatatatatatatatgtatatatatatatatatatatatatatatatatatatatatgtaatatatatatatatatgtgtatatatatatatatatatatatatatgtgtgtgtgtgtgtgtgtgtatatatatatatatatgtgtgtatatatatatatatatatatatatatatatatatatatatatttatatatgtatatatatatat
This genomic interval carries:
- the LOC130802843 gene encoding la protein 1, which encodes MVSSVLDEETSKEVIRQVEFYFSDSNLPRDNFLMTTINKNEDGLVSLDLICSFAKMRGYLKLGDIKPEEVSENTVKAVADTLRTSNFLKISDDGKKVGRRTELQKPDEVIEQLDSRTIAASPLPYDVQREDVESFFAEFAKVNSVRLPRLVSHKNMFCGTALVEFSTEEDALKVLKQTLVYAGADLELKPKKEFDAARDKEEQEYEKSGRNRGNNKDSEEDNYPKGLIIAFTLKSKSLENESKQNGSDEQGCDAMVSKTNGVESVANESELADQASENDKNGVAENVEESKAEATPETEEKEAEGNDNSSKRAEKMAGEIAEGKSAVESYKDNLDVVIREDLKAVFQKFGTVKYIDFKMGETSGYIRFEEPEAAQKARAAAVLNEEGGIVVKNYIAALEPVSGNAEKEYWSQIQGNQGRFRGKGHRGREAKFNRGGRHGRPRDRDSYHGRPNKVQKGAT